The Deinococcus koreensis genome window below encodes:
- a CDS encoding PP2C family protein-serine/threonine phosphatase, which yields MRAQATPSMSSGLLTDVGRQRQGGVNQDAALALDLPQGGLYAVADGMGGHAAGELAANLALDALSQHYLEGRSPPPTRLAEAVQAANVTVLRHAVGEYVGMGTTLLAALIDRGAVTIAHVGDSRAYLLRAHELFRLTEDHSWVAEQVRLGHMTEAEARDHQWRSVVSNALGGEERVRMELFGLPLRAGDRLLLCSDGLSGVIGDQEMLEMLARPLDPEATARVLVNAANDAGGPDNITALVVDVHRDARLPSYTLPQRQEEGPTYVDVLLSAQRGNSLITYLLLMIAYFTLLGVMLIPERRALIGLVGTTLLVVILISQRVNVTRRAGTVLSRPSAVLAVTAQRLAGTPGPKASAGDPHH from the coding sequence ATGCGCGCCCAAGCGACGCCTTCCATGTCGTCAGGTCTCCTGACGGATGTGGGTCGTCAGCGGCAGGGGGGGGTCAACCAGGATGCAGCTCTGGCCCTCGATCTGCCGCAGGGCGGTCTGTATGCCGTGGCAGACGGCATGGGCGGCCACGCGGCCGGCGAGCTGGCGGCGAACCTGGCCCTGGACGCCCTGAGCCAGCACTACCTGGAGGGCCGCAGCCCGCCGCCCACCCGGCTGGCCGAGGCGGTGCAGGCCGCGAACGTGACCGTGCTGCGCCACGCGGTCGGTGAATACGTGGGCATGGGCACCACGCTGCTGGCCGCGCTGATCGACCGCGGCGCCGTGACCATCGCGCACGTGGGCGATTCCCGCGCCTACCTGCTGCGCGCCCACGAACTGTTCCGCCTGACCGAAGACCATTCCTGGGTGGCCGAACAGGTGCGGCTGGGCCACATGACCGAGGCCGAGGCCCGCGACCACCAGTGGCGCAGCGTGGTCAGCAACGCCCTGGGCGGCGAGGAACGCGTCCGGATGGAGCTGTTCGGGCTGCCCCTGCGGGCCGGCGACCGGCTGCTGCTGTGCAGCGACGGCCTGAGCGGGGTGATCGGCGATCAGGAGATGCTGGAAATGCTGGCCCGGCCCCTCGATCCTGAGGCCACCGCGCGGGTGCTGGTCAATGCCGCCAACGACGCGGGCGGCCCGGACAACATCACCGCCCTGGTGGTCGATGTCCACCGCGACGCCCGGCTGCCCAGCTACACTCTCCCGCAGCGCCAGGAGGAAGGCCCCACCTACGTGGACGTGCTGCTCAGCGCCCAGCGCGGCAACAGCCTGATCACCTACCTGCTGCTGATGATCGCCTACTTCACCCTGCTGGGGGTCATGCTGATCCCCGAGCGCCGCGCCCTGATCGGGCTGGTGGGCACGACCCTGCTGGTGGTGATCCTGATCTCCCAGCGGGTGAACGTGACCCGCCGCGCCGGCACCGTGCTGAGCCGCCCCAGCGCCGTGCTGGCAGTCACCGCGCAGCGTCTGGCCGGCACGCCTGGGCCCAAGGCCTCGGCGGGCGATCCCCACCACTGA
- a CDS encoding HD domain-containing phosphohydrolase — translation MLDAARHAEIEARQTGDDRNLALALWECGRALNHLARPREALSALLEAVAFLPPDDRALQARCWHQAAWAQHHLACDTDAQEYLSLALRLAREAADHATELDVLEDLAEFQVARGHPRSALESLEVYVAARRALPGQAGLARALVRLSQVKLLGLRADPEEPGGPQEVRGWLTEALRRLPTERALNPDEALDTLAGEAHACLSVTCLLLGDAAEARTQAERALGLLRGCGAQRAALRVVPQLARATLALGNPALALSELDAALAAAAALGAGPRLPQDAGEAPGYGPQGAGNQADYRAERAALHLAACEAHEALGQSAQALTHHRAYHALDAQQRQAQVHERSQAAHARVGLDATRQEARLQRERGDALEQLVQARTAEVRRNQRAVIDLLAGAAEFRDAPLGPHTRWVGEAAAALGRELGLDTVQSAELGLAARLHDVGKIAIPDSILLKEGPLSEEEWSVMRTHVALGARLLTQPGATEGGGPLLELAAQIALTHHECWDASGYPAGLSGENIPLPGRIVRVVDTFDALLTHRPYKSAWSEAEALSYLRAHAGTLFDPACVCAFEALYGRRALPERR, via the coding sequence GTGCTGGACGCTGCCCGACACGCGGAAATCGAGGCCCGGCAGACCGGCGACGACCGCAACCTGGCCCTGGCGCTGTGGGAGTGCGGCCGGGCGCTGAACCACCTGGCCCGGCCCCGTGAGGCTCTGAGCGCGCTGCTGGAGGCGGTGGCCTTCCTGCCCCCCGACGACCGGGCACTGCAGGCGCGCTGCTGGCATCAGGCCGCCTGGGCCCAGCACCACCTGGCCTGCGACACCGACGCCCAGGAGTACCTGAGTCTGGCCCTGCGACTGGCCCGCGAGGCCGCCGACCACGCCACCGAACTGGACGTGCTGGAGGATCTGGCCGAGTTCCAGGTGGCCCGCGGCCACCCCCGCAGTGCCCTGGAATCGCTGGAGGTCTACGTGGCCGCGCGCCGCGCCCTGCCCGGCCAGGCGGGACTGGCGCGGGCGCTGGTGCGGCTCTCGCAGGTCAAGCTGCTGGGGCTGCGCGCCGATCCGGAGGAACCGGGCGGCCCGCAGGAGGTGCGGGGCTGGCTGACCGAGGCCCTGCGCCGATTGCCGACCGAGCGCGCCCTGAACCCGGACGAGGCGCTGGACACCCTGGCCGGCGAGGCCCACGCCTGTCTGTCGGTCACGTGTCTGCTGCTGGGCGACGCCGCCGAGGCCCGCACGCAGGCCGAGCGGGCCCTGGGCTTGCTGCGCGGCTGCGGCGCCCAGCGCGCGGCCCTGCGGGTGGTGCCCCAGCTGGCACGCGCGACCCTGGCGCTGGGAAACCCCGCCCTGGCCCTGAGCGAGCTGGACGCCGCGCTGGCTGCGGCGGCGGCCCTGGGCGCCGGGCCACGGCTTCCACAGGACGCCGGGGAGGCGCCGGGATACGGCCCCCAGGGGGCCGGCAACCAAGCGGACTACCGGGCCGAGCGCGCCGCCCTGCACCTCGCCGCCTGTGAGGCCCACGAGGCGCTGGGCCAGTCCGCCCAGGCCCTGACCCACCACCGCGCCTATCACGCCCTGGACGCCCAGCAGCGGCAGGCCCAGGTGCATGAACGCAGCCAGGCCGCCCACGCCCGGGTGGGCCTGGACGCCACCCGGCAGGAGGCGCGGCTGCAGCGCGAACGCGGCGACGCCCTGGAACAGCTGGTGCAGGCCCGCACGGCCGAGGTGCGCCGCAACCAGCGGGCCGTGATCGACCTGCTGGCCGGGGCCGCCGAGTTCCGCGACGCCCCGTTGGGCCCCCACACCCGCTGGGTCGGCGAGGCCGCCGCGGCGCTGGGCCGTGAGCTGGGACTGGACACGGTGCAGTCCGCCGAACTGGGACTGGCGGCGCGCCTGCACGATGTCGGCAAGATCGCCATTCCAGACTCCATCCTGCTCAAGGAGGGGCCACTGTCCGAGGAGGAGTGGAGCGTCATGCGAACCCACGTGGCCCTGGGCGCCCGGCTGCTGACCCAGCCCGGAGCCACCGAGGGCGGCGGGCCGCTGCTGGAACTGGCTGCCCAGATCGCCCTGACCCACCACGAATGCTGGGATGCCAGCGGCTATCCGGCGGGGCTGAGCGGCGAGAATATTCCGCTGCCGGGCCGGATCGTGCGGGTGGTGGACACCTTCGACGCCCTGCTCACGCACCGCCCCTACAAATCCGCCTGGAGCGAGGCCGAGGCCCTGAGCTACCTGCGCGCCCACGCAGGCACCCTCTTCGATCCGGCCTGCGTATGCGCCTTTGAGGCGCTGTACGGGCGCAGGGCCCTTCCGGAGCGACGGTGA